Genomic segment of Bubalus kerabau isolate K-KA32 ecotype Philippines breed swamp buffalo chromosome 6, PCC_UOA_SB_1v2, whole genome shotgun sequence:
GCAGAGGTGTATTTGGAGTATCCCACAACCCcagaaaagctgatttaaaacttagcattcaaaaaacgaagagcatggcatccggtcccattatttcatggcaaatagatgaggaaacagtggaaaaagcagcagactttattctcttgggttCCAAATTTGTGGTGGTTTCGCACTGAATAATACAAACACAGTATTATGACAGACAGCACAGGGAAAGCGTACAGAGAAGCAACTCCCCAAGAACCTACAGAGCACATATTTTATTGGTAACTTATCTTGTAATCTTTAACTAAGCGCAGGAAAGCAAGACAGAGACTAGAATTCAGGGATCAAGGAGGCTTCCTCCTGGAGGTCTGAAGGTAATTATATAAGAATCGTAAGGAAAGGTCTTTGAAGATAAGGGGGCTTGTTCTGTGTACAGAACAGCATCTAGCTAACACTGACGTGTCAGTCAGAACGTCCAAATTAAGGGTGGAGGAGAGTAAGCAAGGAAGAGGGAATGAGTATTCAATTCCAGGAGACATTTCTGAGAAATCAGTAAAACATGGTTCCCAcacagaatcactgcagatggttaccgcagccatgaaatcaaaagatgcttgctctttggaagaaatatctgacaaacctagacagcatattaaaaagtaaagacgtTACTTcatcaacagaggtccatctagtcaaagctatggcttttccggtagtcatgtatggatgtgagagttggaccataaagaagggtaagcgccgaagaattgctgttttgaactgtggtgttggagactcttgagagtcccttgaactgcaaagagatcaaaccagtcaatcctaaaggaaatcaacccaaaatattcattggaaggactgatgctgaaggtgcaGCTCCAATGGCTGACTCGttagaaaaaaaccctgatgcgaggaaagattgaaggcgggagaaggggacgacagaggatgagatggttggatggcttcactgactcaatggacatgagtttgagtaagctccagaagatggcgaaggacagggaagcctggtatgctgagcaactgaactgaactgatagggtcgcaaagagtcagacacgactgagccactgaacaacaccCCACATATTGTAAAGGTTTCTGTCAACACGCTAATATAGGCTTGTTCACATATAATGCTAGACctgtttttcttgaaaaaaaggTGAGTTAGAGCCAAGACAAAGTCCTACTTTATATTTCACAAGGAACAGTTGCACATGCTTCCTTGGAACAGGAAAAGGATCTTCCAGTTGACTGCATATTCCATCATTCAAATAAGGACCACACACAGTTACACTGCAGCCTTTATCTGCTTGTCCCTGAGAGGTATCTGAGTTTGCACTTCTGTTTTTTACAGAACTACTTGGACATATACACTTGCAgtatactaaaagaaaaaaaaaaaaaacatacttaaCACTTCTTAGATAAAATGTTCAAAGTGTGTGAAAAGAGCTGCCTGTTCTCCGCTTCTTCAAGGTAACCCTCAAATTCTGAGGGCTAAAGCCCTGAGATCCTGAAGTCCAGACAGATAGGTGTGCTGAGGAGAGTCACGGGATATCTTGATAGCGGCTGTGAGAGAAAACAGAGACCATTaaggaaaagggaagaggagaaaacCTGGGCAGAGGGGTTGAGGTAGGGAGGAGATGGAAAGGAGAGACTTACCGGTGCTTCCTAAACCAGAAGACTAAGCCTCCAACAAACAGAAGGACGAGCACCAGTAGTACCAGGGCGACAATCAAGCCCCTGGAGACACGGTTCCCATCTGTGTGGGGGACACAGGATGTGTCTCAGTCCAGGAATCTGCATATATCCCCTACTATAAGCACATGTGAGCATGCCAGATGCTTATTTCTTGTCCTGTTTAATGTTGCCCACTTATATTCCTCTGAAGTTTTTAGACGCCCCATCTTTTCTTGGGGTCTGGGCATCTATAATTCGGTTCACTTCAGCATATGCTAGTACTCATATGGAGGAAGGCACTAGTTTCACAGCTAGTCCAAACCTGAGTCTAAATCCAGCTCTTCCACTTTCTAATGATGAGAATCAGACAGGTTGACCTAGTTTCACCtcaatttctcatctgtaacatgaaAACAATAGTACCTGCTCAAAGAGAGCTGGGATGATGTTCATACATACTCTGCTGTACGCAGAGTGTTCAGCTGACACCGAGAAAGCACTCAACAAACCACAGCTATCTTTGTTACCCTGCCTTTCAAAGTCCCCAGTTCCGTCCTCTGGGGGACAAGTCTTCCTGGCATTCTGTACTTGCCGCCTATTTCTGGATCTGAGGGGATTTTAGTCTGTTCTTTCCTGAATAGGGAATACCTTGTCTCAATCCTTGTTGAGTTCAGATCTTTGTTCCTCCCCTTTGAGAATCCTCTCCTTCTATCACTCCTGGCTGGGGCTTCATTTCCTCCATCCAAGGTGTGTCatttccctccccttccctagGCCTTCCCTCTGTGCTTGAGGACCATCACCTCCCATCCCCAGCCGGGCCTCAGTTCCTTCTCACCCCAGTACAGGATGATGTCCTGGTCTCCTAGACTGCTGTGCCTCACTCGGCAACTCAGGCCAGCCGCCTCCCCAGCCGCCACATTCAGGGTTACTCGCAGATACCAAGTTGAGTCGGCATTGGGCATGACGTCTCCTTGCAGagtgccaggctcctcctgctcGCCCCTCATCCACATCACCCACACAGGTTTTGGGTAGAATCCTGAGATGTGGCACACCAGCAGCAGATGGCCAGGCCCAGGACTGGGGCCACTGGACAGCCAAGCCTCCGGCTTCACTGTATTCAATAGGAGAATGAGACATCTTAGAGTGAAGACTCCACATCAGAGGCTCTGGACTTCACAGCAGGCTCATCAGTCCTACATTTCTACCTCTGGAGATGAACTCCCACCGTTTCAATCCGTTTGTATTAGCTTCTCCTGGAAAGCCTTCCCGGATCCCCATTCCCTTCCCTGGTCCAGTCTCCAGTAAATGCCCCTACTCTGTACTCCCAGGGCACCCTGTGTTCAGCTGTAACATACGTAGCAAGTTTctaagtgctagtcactcagtcatgcctgactctttgcaaccccatggactgtagcccaccaggctcctctgtccacggaatttttcaggcaagaatactagaggaggttgccatttccttcttcagggcatcttcacaactcaggggtcaaacccgggtctcctgcattgtgggcagaccctttaccatctgagccaccaggacactGCTTTAACTGTTCATCTGCTTCTCTCCCTCCTCAAGCACAGATCCTGACTGACCCCCAGGGTTTATTTAATTCAATTCATGGAACCCAAAAGGTACCTAGTTAATGTCTGTGGAGTGTTTAAATACCCTCACACCTTATCCATCCCCTCCTCTTCCCGTGATGCTTAAAAGGATGTGAACCCTGGAATGAAAACCCCATATGGAGCCCAGAGTGGAGTGGAGGGCAGGAGGTGACAAAGGCAGGCTGACCTTGCTTCTCCAGCTCGGACTTCCCGGTCTGCAAGAGGCCTCTGACCAACTCGGGGCAGATGTCATGGAGGAGCCAGTGCACTGTTTCCTTGGTCCCTTGGTCCCGATTGATCACCTTGCAGACCTCCTGGATCCAAGGCGGGGCATCTGGAGCTGCCACCCAAGACATTCCTTGGAAACTCAGGACATCCCTTCCTTGAAATGCTGCACGTAAGAAGCTTTCTGAGGTGTTCCCCGGAAGCAACTCACATCCTGCAGATCCCTGGATCTCAAGAGGTACTGAGGAGAGGAATGGAAAGAAATCTATGAAGACTGAAAGGAGTTGAAGAAATTGGTGTGAGGGTTATACTAGGGACCCCAAAGTTCATGTAAATGAGAATGGCTGACCTGCAGTGGGATGAACAAGGGGTATTTTGAGGACTCAAGCTGGGACCTCTCAGGCAGAAGTGGGACTCTAAAGAGAGCCTGGAGAGAATCACGTGGGGCCAGAATCTCCCGGTTGGGCTTCAGAATCCACTGTCCCCACTGCGATCCCATCCCTCAGCTCACATTCGGCGTGCAGCATTTTGACGAATTCCCAGATGACCTTGGTGAAGCTGCTGCGATAAACCTGAAACGTATGCTGCAGCTGCTCCCACTGCTGGTCGCTGAATGTGCCCTTAGACCAAGGCTTCAGGAAGCGGAtggtgtccgactcattgcgccAAGTATAGGGCTGCAGCTCCCCCAGCCACCCCAGGCAGTCCGTGCGTGTCCAGCTGCTGTTGGCCAAGGAGGAGATTTGGAGGCCGTGGAAGGAGAACGGCGTTAGCGGGTCTGGAGAGAATACAGATCCGAGGAGCCGGGGAAACGGGAGGGAGAGCACAGAAgggacaaggaagaaaaaaagaaagaaagaaacagttaaGTTTGGGAAGAAAGGGTGATGTCTGCTGTCTCTGAATCGAGCTCGGTCTCCAGGGGCCAAGCAGCTGGAGGCAGGGAGTAGCAGGTTCTCGGGCTGGTGGATCAAGCTCCCGGCTTTCGGAGGTACATCAGTCTGCGCACGCCCGCCGCGAGCGTTGTCCCCTTTCCCTGCTCGGCTCCCTCTCGCCGACCTCTGCCGGGGAGCCCCGGTTCCACCcatcccccaaagttccccaaatctggggaagcccccagaagaaaaaaaacagcagGCACCCCACTTCCTAGCTCTGCTCTCGGACCTCGAATCTGcgtcccccaccccccgccccttgGGTCCTTCCGCAACGCCCGCCCACACACCACGGGTTTCCGGGACTGCCAAAAGAGTCCTGAACTTGACCCTGTGGCTGGCCAATTCTTAAGCCTAGAGACAGGAAGGACTCCCATTCTGACTCTCCCGGGACTTGCTTCCAACCCCCTCCAGTCCAGGGATCCCTTTTTCATCTGCCAGATGGTCCCTCTCATTAGCTATCTGAGCTGCAAAGAGCCGTGGTCACAGCCACTCACTTAAGTATCATGTTTCCAACAACTGGCTTGTCTAAATCTCTTTTTCCAACGTAGAGTTACAGATAGTATGTGGAAAAAACTTTACAACTACTATTTAAGTTTTAAAGAAAGGCAGATTCAAATATCTATCAAAATTAGATATCCTTATAACAGGATGAAGTAAACCTTTAGAAAActgttcaaaagaaaaactatcaTAAATGCAAAAAGAGTAAGCAAAATGATActcattgtttcattgtttacaagagcaaaatattaaaaatagactaAGTACACagagatgtattttttaaatatatattgtaaacataatggaatattataaactattaaaataaatgatgcagacataaaaaataaaaacaggacatAAAGTTGTATCTATGGTATAACGTCTaccatgttttttaaaacaaagtttagACTGGGAGGCAAGCAATGGATGTCTCTAGGCAAAGAGATTATGgaagattttaatttattttacattttttgttttccaaaatgtctAGGAGTGCAAACATCATgttaatgataaaataataagggacgtctctggtggtccagtggttaagaatccaccttgcaatgcagggggtgttggttggatccctggtcagggcgaTCTCAGGTGATCTCAGCCTGAAACAGCTCCCAAAAGGGCTTGgattcccaaccagagattgaggTTGGGTTGAAGCGGGGAGAACACCAGATCCTAGCCAGTAGACTAGTGGTCAGTGACAAAGGCCCTGGCCTTCagatttgcagaaaagaattcccacaaagaaagaaagtagtgaagcaagtaCGGTATTTATTGAGAGGAAAAAAGGACAGTACAATAGGGAGAATACGACTCAAGGAGAGAAAGTCACTGAGTCGCAGCCTCCTGGCAGTTTGGACTACTTTTATAGCgcatttcttccagttttccttctgCCAATCATTTTAATTAGCCTGtttcacagtccatatttggtatatttCAAGATCCTCCCATGTGTGAGCATGCacctcttagccaagatggattttacTGAAAAGGCATCTGAGTAGAACATCCCTTGACATAACTCTCCTTtggcctccaaggagccttttctACACATGTGTGGTctgggaggtctcctgactttgagAAATATGTGCCCTGGGCAGGGCCCAACATTCTCTCTTAACTGTTCTGCTGTTAGGAAACTTAAATAAATAGTCTTAattaggctgtatattgtcactcggGTATTTAACTTaaaggcagagtacatcatgcaaatctggactggaggaagcacaagctggaatcgagattgccaggagaaatatcaataacctcagatttgcagatgacaccacccttgtggcaaaaagtgaagaactgaagagccttttgatgaaagtgaaagaggagagtgaaaagttggcttcaacattcagaaaactaagatcatcgtatctggtcccatcacttcatggcaaatagatggggaaacaatggaaccagtgacagactttattgtgggggactccaaaatcattgcaaatggtgactgaagccatgaaattaatttttccttggaagaaaagctatgaccaacctagacagcatattaaaaagcagagacattacttagccaacaaaggtctgtctagtcaaatctatggtttttccagtcatcatgtatggatgtgagagtggactataaagacaactgagcacagaagaattgatgcttttgactgtggggtagaagaagactcttgagagtcccttggactgcaaggagaaccaaccagtccatcctaaaggagaccagtcctgaatattcattggaaggactgatgctgaagctgaaactccaatactttggccacctgatgcaaagaactgactcattggaaaagatcctgatgctgggaaagattgaaggcaggaggacaaggggacgacagaggataagatggttggatggcatcactgactcaatggacaggggttTCGGTGGACTCTggaacttggtgatggacagggaagcctggcgtgctgcagatcatggggtttcaaagagtcagacacaactgagtgactgaaaattTGAtggcctaaatgggaaagaaatccaaaacagaggggacatgtgtatatccatagctgattcacttcactgtaccttaaaaactaacacagcatggtAAAACAACTTtactgtaataaaaatttttttaaagaaactaaaataaatttaaaatattaatgacaaaaaaataaaggtaatagGTTTATgtttcttcaaaaagaaaaaaaataaactttgggacttccatggcagtgcagtggttaagaatcagtgcTTCAAATTcaaggggctcaggtttgatttcctggaCTGGATTTCATGgactaaaattccacatgccatgcagtagggcagaaagaaaactaaatgttacaacaacaaagaacaggaacggagaaatgaaaatatcttgtGCATGGTCCTTACAATATATATGAAGGGCATGCATgggtactcagtcatgtccaactctgtgaccctttgcccaccagactcctctgttcatggggcttcccaggcaagaatactggagtgggttgccatttcttaccccaggggatcttctcaacccagggatcaaacccatatctcctgcatctcctgcattggcaagcagattctttaccactgagtcacctgggaactgCATATGAGaagtaatataatattatttaaaggTAGCCAGCAATACATTGAAAACAATCATAAATCCTagggaaattcctttaaaaaggtttaaaaagagGCATGCCTGTAAGGCACTAGTGGGTAAAAAATAGAATCCTAAAAAGGAAAATCCACAGATGCAacaagtgaaagacaaaggagaaagggaaagttatacccaactaaatgcagagttccaaagatagcaaggaaaggtaagaaagtcttcttaagtgaacaatgcaaagaaagagaggagcaTGATAGAAGGGGTAAGACCAACAATTTCTTCAAGAAActtggagatatcaaaggaacatttcatgcaaggatgggcatgataaagcaaagaaatggtaaggacctaacagaagcagaagggagtaagaagaggtggcaagaacacacagaagaactacacataAAGgtttcttaatgacccagataaccatgatggtgtggtcactcacctagagtcagacatcctggagggtGAAGTCAAATGAGCTTTAGGaaccattactatgaacaaagccaatgGAAGtcatagaattccagctgagctattcaaatcctaaaacatgaagctgtcaaagtgctgtactcaatatgtcagcaaatttggaaaactcagtagtggtcacaggattggaaaaggtcagttttcattccaatcccaaagaagggcaatggcaaagaatgttccaactactgaACAACTGCTCTCATTTCACGTGTTAGTAAGAtcatgctcaaaacccttcaagctaggtttcaacagcacaaaaactgagaacttccaaatgttcaagctggatttaga
This window contains:
- the LOC129654579 gene encoding antigen-presenting glycoprotein CD1d-like: MGGTGAPRQRSARGSRAGKGDNARGGRAQTDVPPKAGSLIHQPENLLLPASSCLAPGDRARFRDSRHHPFFPNLTVSFFLFFFLVPSVLSLPFPRLLGSVFSPDPLTPFSFHGLQISSLANSSWTRTDCLGWLGELQPYTWRNESDTIRFLKPWSKGTFSDQQWEQLQHTFQVYRSSFTKVIWEFVKMLHAELPLEIQGSAGCELLPGNTSESFLRAAFQGRDVLSFQGMSWVAAPDAPPWIQEVCKVINRDQGTKETVHWLLHDICPELVRGLLQTGKSELEKQVKPEAWLSSGPSPGPGHLLLVCHISGFYPKPVWVMWMRGEQEEPGTLQGDVMPNADSTWYLRVTLNVAAGEAAGLSCRVRHSSLGDQDIILYWDGNRVSRGLIVALVLLVLVLLFVGGLVFWFRKHRRYQDIP